From the Centropristis striata isolate RG_2023a ecotype Rhode Island chromosome 5, C.striata_1.0, whole genome shotgun sequence genome, the window GTTGCTTGTTTCCTGAGGTGGAGGCGGACGAGTCGCTGAAGGAGCAAATCAAAATGGCGAGCCAAGAGGAGTCTGTGAGGGAGTTCGTCGCTGTTACTGATGTGGATGAGGAGAGGGCCCGGTTTTTCCTGGAGTCCGCAGGCTGGAATTTGCAGGTACATCTTTTCTGCTTTTCCACACTGAGTTGTAGCGGCCTGTACGATGGGAAATAGAAAGAAACAGCGGTGACATGACATGTGTCAGACGAGTAgctcgccggctaacgttagcctgtGTTGCCGGTAAATTGTGCAAGTCACCCTTCTTTGACAATGGCTTCGCCGCTTTCTGTTGCCAAACAATGGGGCTGTTATGCAGGTAGTTAGCGGACACAACCACTGTTACCAGCTCATTGCTGATACCGTGTTACGAAGCGGGTTGCCATTAAGTTTAACGCTAGCGCTAGTTTGCCGTTAGTCCATTGAGctgtgctagctagcgttagcttgtAACCATGTTAACGCTCCAGTTATAAGATCATTTGTTGCTTTGCTGTAATATCAGGTGTCCCGTTAAACTATGTGTTTGTGATAGGGAACACGAATGCATTTCAGTCTATTTTTGGaattaaatacacattaaatGAATGACTGTTATGATTATTGTAGTTTTCTCACTCGATAGTCAGCTGTGAATAGAGAAAGAACAGCTCTATCAGCTGGGATACTGTTGTGTAAGTAGGGAGTttgtacaaacacaaacagcaacTCAAGATTGAGATGGAGTTGAGTTATGTAGCTACTGACAGAGATGTTTGAAAGACAGAAGTAACATATcgccacactgttaaaataatcgggttttttttgcctaaatgatctcctcatgacgccggcctccaatggtaaaatcacctccgttgatcagatcatgtgattttacccctttaagataatggcctatgtcaagtgtgtgacttaagtggatttactatgcctaagtcaaaataaaatgtgacttaggcaattttttgcacatgcctttgtgacttcagcaagatatggtaacactttattttgaaggtgtctacataagagtgacatgagcgtgtcataaacatgacatgggatgtgtcatgaacattaatgacactttgaagtaacattaatgctcatgatacttgtcatgtcatgtttctgacaggcttgtgtcactcttatgtagacaccttcagtGGTACCATATCTTGcctaagtcacaaaggcatgttcaaaaaattgcctaagtcatttatttctcttaagttacatcatttacacacagtgttattactatgccaatagccatccttgttacatcctttttgagtgaaatgatcaattaatgtcatatgttacacttttggtgaagttttttgtgtttcctgcaaaacttgaaaaaatgagttatgcaattattttaacagggtgacgacatgACACTTGTTAGATCATTATTCTTGGCCACTAAGCCGTCTGTCAAGAGTTCTTTGTGACATTCATTTTGCCTCCTCCCAGCTTGCCCTCGCCAGTTTCTTTGAGGATGGAGCTGATGACGACATAGTGACGCTTCCTCAACCTGAGGGAGGCTCCTCGGTGTCCCGGTCTGCTGGGCCAAGGTAATGCTTGCAGTCTGTCACTGCTTTTATAAATACCACAACAGCCCCGCACACGACTCGGCACCATGGGGAGACGGAGCCTTCTGCTCCTCTGCCCCCCAcatctggaactccctccctgAACATCTACCACAAccccacttttaaaaaagggcttcaaacttttttgttcaggcaGGCATCTTTATGTTGttcctagatgtttttattgtctctgcaccttaatctcctcctttagctgttttctttaatctactttattacctgtgtcttttttatctactgctgattttaaagtgtctgatttttctcttagtcttttgtttattttgtttctggtttctgtgaCACTTTGAGAttactttatgaaaagtgctttgcaaataaaatgtattattattaatgtagtGGCCCACGTGTTGGCTGCAATGCAATGTGCACAACTGGCCATAAATGTATGCAACCATGTtcacaacactaaaccttaaacACATAATATGTTATtataggataggataggataggagCCTCTCAGTCAATACAGTATCAAAAGATAGAGTTGGTGGTGTTGTGAAGTagtgtgggatcatgggagttgttgtcttcacaATGATTGCTGTTATTGCTTTCAGCTTCTTCTGGTTAGGATTATGTTGGATAGGTCATTGTTCaggagtttttgtttttttaccaggaGCTGAATTATCTGCAGAGATATCCTTCTCTCCAAAATATACAGACTTGGTGGTTAAGaccagtaaaaccactgacACACAGTACTAGagtctgtgtgttttggttGCACCACTTTGGCCTAtaacaaaaatatcaatatctgGTTATATGTTGTCTAATATGTGCCGatatgatttgtttttaaataatattatgcagaaaaaatatgCATGGATAGTTTAGTGATGTTGTCATCACATAGTTTGTCTAGCAAAACATGCTCTTAATTACAATCCAAGCAAGCAGCACAGAATAGGAGACAAATCTGCTCTGGGTGATGTCAACATAGTGGTTGAAATTATAAAACAGCACCAAAATGACAGTTACCAACATAAGCCAACATGTTCTGAGCAGacacattacacacaaaaaaagtaacttttgtATTTTGAAATATAAAACGGCAAACTTAACAAACTACTTTCGTTATAACATAAATAGGAGTGCAGCATTAACTTTACATGCatgtatgtttatatgtgtatgtatgcaaGAATATTTGCCAATATATGGAAAGTGTTTTTACTCCCTAATATTGGTATTGTGATCAGCCCACAAAATCCATTATTGTTAAAGCTCTACGCGGGACGTCCTGGAGGAGATGCGAgctgagctgcagctgctgtttgctcagcttgtttctatGATAACTTGAGATTCAGATGTTCAGGAAGTTTTTATCAGGAGCCAAATTCTAATTATTTACAGAGGTTTCcttctctccaaaacaaatggaccaagtgattaaaaccagtaaaacacAGTGTTTTTCCAACACTGTTCAGCAGATAATTACTAGTTGCTCTGAGCCAAGCTGTCAGTAATGTTTGCTCAGATTGTTTCTCTGGTGACTTAAGATCCAGATTTCTGATGACTAAGATTGCATCTGGTTAAATTAGATAGTTAAAAAACGACCAAGATCTAAAAGGTGAatagtaaaaatgtggcttaaaacttgATAAGAAGTCAATTTATGACAGATACTGGTAAACAACCACAAAAGGATGTGACACCATTGTGACATCATTGTTATGACTTTACCTATTTAAATGCAGAAAAGTTGCATATTATATCTTTTTTAAGACTCATTGTTCATCAATTTATTTGTGTAACTTACAATCGATTGTAACGACCCTTATTTTTCTTTATCATCAGCGCTCAGCCCAGAGTGACCTCCTTCAGAGATCTGATGCAtgaagcagaggaggagagtgatGAGGAGGAAGGCCAAAGGTAAGTTTAAGTGccaattttgtctctttatctgTCTTGTGTCActcactgctgcagcacaaGATGAAGAAATAAGGCAATCTCAGGCTTGTAGCCTGCCTATTTCCTGTAGTGATTTAATTGATCATTGTACATTAGATAGTTGTCTGCTTGGCTCTCTTCCTTAAAAAACTCATAGATCAGGGTTAGATAAGTTATAGAAAGTGAATCGCAGGCCTGGTAGTGATTGAGTGTCATGCTCATCAACACTTCAGAGGGATTGAAGTGGACtcataaaaacaagttaatgaATTAAGTCGCTGGCCAGGTGATTGTGTATTGTAACAGTACGCCTTTCAAGTCACGCCTAGCGGGGTGATTCCAGAATGCACCAAACTATTTTTGGTCTCACCTCATTCACTGTGAGTCGGTCTTTCGTGCTTTTCTGCAGCATCGACAGATTCTGCTGCCAGGGCAGTGCAGTGGGCTGGATGTTCAGACTGTGTTGGGCTGCTGATACCTTTTTTATTGCAGTCAGCAAGCAAGCTGAGCTAAAGAACATCTTATTCTCTAATTTCTTACATGATTTATCCCAGTTCTGTTTTGCAGTGCATGATGGCTttcatgtttacatgtttatctttttgtgtgttttaagatTTTCCCTCTCAGAGCAGAGTTTATGGGTTTATGTAACATAAAATACTTCACATGCagcagaataaaatactgacagATCTTGACAAAACCAAATGTAGGGTCATCTTTACTGCATACTGAATGTGTAGTAGAGATAGATCGGCTCGATATATATTGGCTGGCCGATATATATCgagccgatatttgcgttttttacttgtatcggcttCGGCCGATACTTGCGTGTGTTCGTCGATCAATtatcccatttcactgagccaacagcaggcaaggctcggtgcaacatctccattctctggtgagctgctgctgataccggaaaaaagaaaaacacatcaaatatgtggatcatctgaggcgccaccacctcaaggcctagaacaacatacacattgtttgctatccaactgttaatatgttttgtttgttttgttaatacgtttcttttttggtttaaatggagacttgtgtaacatttgttatcattgtgtcatttttatcatgtaaatggagggagaaaaggcaatatcggcttcaagaatcggcccaaaaatcggcagcacatatcggggatcggttaagactgatgtcaaaataattggcatcggccttaaaatacctgtatcggtcgaccactaatgTGTATCGCAGGcagttttttaaaagtctgttcAAGTTCTTTTCCTGATGTTTCTAACGGTGCTGTGTGTACTAGCCGTGCATCAGTTAATCATCTGAAATTTAGTGTTGACTGATTTTGCCATGTTGACTGCCATCGGTTAATGTTTGACAACAGCTAGCATATTCAGACTCAGAGCCACTAGCTGGACACGACTTTAGTATGACGTGGGAGGGTTACACCTTTCCTGTGCATGTTTACAAATGAAAGTAAAAGGAAATGTGGACCCTTTGGGAGAAAGACGAGAGACATAAACCTTGCATACTGTATATTAGTTTGTAAAttcctctgtgtctttattCCCATGTTGCCAGGTTTTTTGCTGGGGGATCAGAGCGCAGTGGGCAGCAGATCGTCGGGCCTCCCAAGAAAAAGAGCTCCAATGAAGTTGTGGAGGATTTGTTCAAGGGGGCAAGGGAACACGGGGCCGTGCCTCTGGACCGGCCTGGGAGAGGGCCAGGAGAGTCCAGCAAAGCCAAGGTGAGATGGAACTCAGAGGAACAATGTCATTGTCCTTTACTCTCTGTGTTGTCACATTTGTTCTCATTCTATTCAGCTTATGCTGACCAACCCATTTTTCTCTTTAGGTTCCAATGCAATGATGTATGTTCTTTCAGTTAAAGTTTAAACCTTTAAGCCCCCTTCTGGCAGTGAGAGTTATTACAAAAACACTGTCCGGGTCAGAGCCACGTACAAAAATACATGTTGACAGTGACTGTCGCATCTCTGAAAACGTAGCAAAAAATTTCCAAACAggcattatttttcataaacTGCTCACATATTGGGACTCTTAATGGTTCCTGTGTCTTTATAACAGCTTTTCTGAAGCTTAAATTATTCACACCTCTGTGCTAAAACAGAAGTAAGAATACAAAATGTGATAAAGAAGTGCAGTAGTTCTGTCAATATGAGTTTTTTTTGTCCTGCGGTGTCTGTATATGTTAATTTGTAATTGCTCAGCCTGGTGAGCCACCAGTTTCCTCAGCTTGGTTTTGtgtttgaatgaatgaaccctttattgtcattgcacagagtaacaagtacaagtacaacgaaattgagcCATCAACCCATCCAGAACgtataaaacacccacaaacaatatgacagaggtaaacaggacaggaagacggggtatgaagagagagaaatacagcacacatgaggagaggaaaggagggaaaaaagcatgaaaaaaacctcagcaaattttttttttttttgaatgaatgaatgaacccttTATTGTTATGTTTGTAACTCTTCATCTTTGTGAATTTGTTTCTCATCCGTTTTAACGTCTCCTCTCATCACTCAGGCCTTCATCGGTGGAGGCTACAGGCTAGGTGCAGGTCCTGAGGAGGAGTCAGCATACGTGGCTGGAGAGAGGCATGGAGCCAAAAGCCAGCAGGATGTGAGTACAGAACCTAACGGGTTCTACTTTCTGCCATCATAAGTACTAGTCAAACCGTGTAGGCTGGATCCTCAGCCGAAGAGCGTGATTGGTCAGTCTAATTTGCTGTTAGGTCATCATGGTGAACCTTCAAGGAATGTGTAtttctgtaaacatattttttgaaaacTATGTGATAGTCATGCTTCTTGACATTGTCCAATCATACAAAACCGTAAGTAAGTCTGTAAATAAACAcaagtacagtcatggaaaaaaatattagaccacccttgttttcttcaattagttgttcattttaatgccttgaacaactaaaggtacatttgttttgacaaatataacgatgacaacaaaaatagctcataagagtttaattaaagagctgatatctagacattttccatggttttcctgataataaccaaaatcattctcaagaaaaccatggaaaatggcttgatatcagctcttgaataaTGATACATTGTGATCAACAAACTCTCTCAAAATCAAAAATTTTAGTAACCACCAAaagaaaacttttgaaaaagctgtttcAAGCCTCTGCGAATCTAGTCAGCTTAGACTAGATCCTGCGTGCTCAGTCTCGCCGTATGCTAGTTTAGCCACTACCACAACAACTAACCAGCCGACACCAATTTCATTTTAACAATTAAGAATATGAACTTCATAGTGGTACATAAAGTGATGTTTCCACTGTTCGATGCCTTGTTCACACATGTCCACCATGTTTTAACGTCTAAGGGACGTGCTGTACTGAAATAAAGAACCTACTCTGTTggctgttatttaaaaaaaaaaaaatccaaacaaacTCTAAAGCACTCTTAATGATAATCTATTTTAGTTGGACAGAcactattttgttttcatttgaattttgatcatttattttggtGCTATTTATGTTCAGTGGAGGAAGAAATAtccagatcccttactgcagtaaaagtactaataccacactgtgaaattactccactagaagtacaaaagtatcagcataaaatgtacttgaagtattgaaagtgaaagtactctttatgcagaatgaacacactcagattgttatttaaaaaatctaaatatatgatttaggttaatatttttgatatttttgcatttatgtaagcagcatttcactGTTGTCCAGGcagggttcattttaactacttaatatacctTTTTGTGGTTTGCTTTATAAACatgcttttcattttaaattgatattttttcacattaaatcttgatctgaaaagtaactaaagctggcagctacacacccaattccaaaaaatgttgggacgctgtgttaaatgtaaataataatgaaatgcaatgatttgcaaatcttcAGTTGCAAGCCTGTCTGCTGCATTAGCAAAGGTAGccaacaacaacatggcagcAATATTGAGGAGTTTCATTCAAGTTCTACGGCTACTTGTAATGCTCGTAAAGATAGTGTTCTGCAAAATCTAACACACTATACTGAAGCAAATACATCCAGAAGAACGTGGACTGGTATTCAGTTgaaagcaaggttattatagttaacgaaaactaacgaaataacgaaaactagaattgaaaaaacattttcgttaactgaattaaaaataaaaaccagagtttttaaaaaaacgataactaactgaagctgtattgtgtggttacaaaactaactaaaactaactaaaattatagtgaaaatccttagtttttgtttttgtcaacttttttcattcataattcagtattTCTATTTGAAcgtgcaacacatggtgaatatgtttactgagactgggatgtctacactccaaccaaaattcaaaacacctggaactgtaagagttaataaccttattggggctgagatgataaaccaaaggaaacaaaggaaacatttattatgaactctttgaatctggcaccaacacatagcccattacaaaaaaactaaaactaacactaaaactaataaaaactaaactaaaactagaaaactaactctaaaaactaactaaaactagctgaatttgaaaacaaaaattcacaacgaaattaaaactaaaactaatgaaaaatccaaaactattataaccttggttgaaAGACGGCAGATGACATGGTCACACATTAATTCGTAACAGCTACATGCAGCAAAGCCGTTAACTTTGTCAGGTGCACTGCAACAACGAGAGACGCTACCCTGAGATCGTGCACATGGGGATTTAAATTCCAATATAAAATATTGCAGCTTAAAATTAGAAATACACACGTTCCAAACATATTTTTGAGCAGTCTGTTATAGCCGTATGGTTACACCagttaatgtaaaattaaaaatattaatctacaggtgcatctcaataaattaaaaatatcatagaaaagtttatttatgtcagtaattcaattaaaaaagtggaaataacacatatagATCCATAACatgcagaatgaaacatttcatgtcttcatctgtttaatttcttataattatttataatgattGTTTACtattaatgaagacctaaaattcagtgtttcaaaaaaagaccaatttaaaaaagtatgtttaatatggaaatgttggcctctgaaaagtatgcccATCTATATGTCTCAATACTTAGTTGGGgctgacttgaactactggaaatggacttttccatcatatttctaatttattgagatgcagctgtacaTAAAGCTGGGGAATCATAATTCATGGAGTGTACAGGCATAAATACCAATCATCAAAAAAGTCTCAgtgcttgtaaaaaaaacaggatttatAAATTTGTTTGGAAATAACATCCATATTGAagtatgatgttgtgtttgttAGGTACATGTGGTGCTGAAGCTGTGGAAGACAGGTTTCAGTCTGGATAATGGTGAGCTCCGAAACTACAACGACCCTGGAAATGCCAACTTCCTTGAGGCGATCAGAAGGGGGTGAGAGTATTGTGTTGACTTATTAAAAGTTAAATCTAGATTCATTACAGGTCTGTACGCTATGTCCTTTGAAGTTTATTTGCAAGCATTGAGAGCTAAATTGCCTCTGTTCGTCCTTATAGGGAGATTCCTCTGGAACTGAGACAGCGGTCTCGAGGGGGCCAAGTCAACCTCGACATGGAGGACCACAGGGACGAGGACTACTCCAAACCCAAGATGGCCTTCAGGGCCTTTGgaggtgaaggacagaagttGGGAAGGTGAGGTTGATGAGGAGTTCTATTGAACAtggtttctgttttgtttcccAGCAAAACATCAGTGATCAAAAGGCAGCAGCTGAATTTAAAGCAAGGTCTGAATGGAGGCTGGTTAACCAGTCATACTTGTTCTACATGGGGATGATTCATCTTTAGTCTGGGTATTGACTCTGTAACTGGTTTCTAATTGGAGCACATTTAAATCTCAAGGATAGTGTCGTCTCTGCTCTTTAAAGTCAAATCAAGGGATTTTAACAACACTctcacagataaaaaaaaaaccattgaGTGCTCAAAAAAGATCTTTCTTTGTACATACACTGGTTGTACACTTGTAAGTTTTAGAGTTACATGCACCAAATGTTTTAACCTGCACAAAAAGGCCCTTTTTCTGCAATTCCGCCACAGCCATGGTGGCGTCCAGACAAAATTTCTGTAATTTGCAATGAAACTACTTCAGATTTTGTATAATCTAtaggaaaaaaacactgaaaacccATATGAGGTTTGTCCTGTGTAGGGACAGATTACATGGAAGataattgaaaaacaaataatgaaaGCAACACTGTCTGTCCTTTGACTCTCACatcaaatgaagaaaaaaaaaaaaaaaaaaaagttttaaacaggaaaaacagTATTGTATGGTTTTTGATCGTCGTGTagtcgcttagcaacagtttcaaccgtgatcacatacgcaacggattaaacacgggagaagcaactgtggccgACGTCGCTAACTGTGCGCAACGTCggcgctgatcataaacaaaccagcatggctataATGCACAGCGTTTAATTGCTGATCATCAACattgtgattgtgaattaaccagcattgctaactgtacagagtgtccggtgcttgttgtaaacaaacagagattgctaagtgaacacctcctgcagcaacagcacatacacattgtactgctacagagctaacggtTAGCccattagcaatttgcagactggacgctaaggggttaacatcccctccggctctgtgactgcagctgggagagactgctgcaggaggactgtgccgcttcgacttgttcttactcttcttaacaagccgccggCACCCGAggctccaataacaccagaaaaagtcgctagatttgttgctagtcgctATTTTGAAAAATCGTCGCTAAGGGGggctgaaaagttgctaaatatagcgacgAAGTCCCTAAATTGGCAACACttcttcgccggcttttacaaatagtgcgtgttgttgtggcatcgagcattatgtcacatcctgcttagcgttctatccaatcagcaaccaggcttttttcaggggagaaaaacagccctgctcttctacagggacaaaaaaagtccggacaaaagaccgctcaggacggctcatattcaaattaggggcgtttcggtgagTAAGACCCgactcattccgggtattggactgtaatggaaacccCCCTACTATCACCAGATACCAATTAACCTGTTTACCTGTCGAATATTCCAAaaagatgttgttttttctccacaAGTTTTTTGTTGCTCCTGtccaaactttttaaaatgtgtttcttgcatcaaattcagaataagcATCTATTAATAAAAACCATGAAGCTGAACAGATAAAAGATTAATTTTATTGGCTTTGATCAGTCCCCAACTAAAGATATGTCATAAAATCATTAGAAAACtacgttttttaaatgtttatgctGCTTCCCAATTTTTTGGGAATCAGGATTGTAATAGCAGTACAGTATTAATGTAGCGACATGACAATAATGAGTGGTTTGCAGTGAATATAATGGATTCATTATAACAACGGTAGTATCAGTGGTAATGgcagtaaaaaataatagaaataggGCAAGTAATGATAATAGTAGCAGTGGGTGTAGTTGAAGTGGGGAAAAAGAACCCAACTGGAACAGGAGAACAGTTGTGCAGCTGGTAGAGGAGTTAATTAGATCAATCGAGTGTGGAAAATGGGAAGTAATTGCAAACAGAATCAGCGTCAGCTTTACTCTTGTTCTTTTCACCCTTGATTACAAAAAGGTGGTTTAACATGCTTTGCAATGTTTAGATGTAAATCTACGCTGTTTTACAGCTAACTCTCAGACCACAGTTTAACAAAGCATGTCAGAGTGAATTCTCATCTTCTtccacccccctcctctcttAGTGCCACCCCAGAGTTGGTTTCAGCTCCGGCCACCTCCCAGCAGGACCAGGCTGCCAACGAGGCCCAGGCCAGCGCCTCCGTGACCCTCGACTCGTCCCAGCCTGTAACCAACATTCAGTTCCGACTGGCCGATGGCGGCAGGCTGGTCCAAAGGTTCAACTACACCCACAGGTGATTGATTAGCCCTTTTCAATTTCAAGTTGACGTTGATGCAGATCTGTCCAACTGTTTACTGGCTTCTTCAAAGCAGCAGACCTTCAAGTGTTTACAATGAGAACTTCATATC encodes:
- the nsfl1c gene encoding NSFL1 cofactor p47 codes for the protein MASQEESVREFVAVTDVDEERARFFLESAGWNLQLALASFFEDGADDDIVTLPQPEGGSSVSRSAGPSAQPRVTSFRDLMHEAEEESDEEEGQRFFAGGSERSGQQIVGPPKKKSSNEVVEDLFKGAREHGAVPLDRPGRGPGESSKAKAFIGGGYRLGAGPEEESAYVAGERHGAKSQQDVHVVLKLWKTGFSLDNGELRNYNDPGNANFLEAIRRGEIPLELRQRSRGGQVNLDMEDHRDEDYSKPKMAFRAFGGEGQKLGSATPELVSAPATSQQDQAANEAQASASVTLDSSQPVTNIQFRLADGGRLVQRFNYTHRVSDLRQYVVGARPAMAAREFVLMTTFPNKELSDDSQTLEQANLLNAVIVQRLT